The DNA segment AATAAGAGATTATAAATCAAAAAATCCGAAATCAGCTCAAAGCCGGTTCCCGGGTCCACATCTCAAAATcaaacaaaagtcacaaaatctggatGCCTAGTTAactacgagtctaaccataccaaattcatcaaaatccaacaCCAAATCGCCACTCAAATTCCCAAAATCAACTCtacaaatccctagcctcaaacccccaaattacaTCTAAAAAACACACAAACTAGGTGGAAAAAATCAATGAGGAAACAAGATAATTGATAAAAAATGAGCATAAAGAACTTACCtcaaaaatctcttcaaaaaccctctcaaaaatcgcctaagccCGAGTTCAAAATATTAGAAATTGTGAAAATCTCGGAACCCTCATTTTTATATATTCTGCCCAGGCTTTCTGCTTTTGCAGACATTTagctgcatctgcggtcccgcctccgcttctgcggaaactcACTTAATGCGACCAACCGCTTCTGCTGGTGCGCATCTGTGCAAACCAATTACACTTCTGCGGACCAGTGGCTCCCAAGccaattccgcttctgcgacccctGCCCGCATCTGCGCAATCACAGGTGCGGAAACCCCATAGCACTTGCGACCTCTACTGACATCCTCCAACTACGCACCTGCGCACCACctgccgcacctgcggccaagaCCCTCGCAGGTGTGATTACATCAGAAATGCTACaacttcaacaacttcacaaCTCCAATTCTTGATTTGTTAACtacccgaaatcaacccgaggcccatGGGACCTAGCCCAAATATAtcaacaagtcttaaaacatcatacaaacttagtcgaatcctcaaataaactcaaaaaacattaaaaaaaaatgaatcgcacatagattcaagcctaatgaactttgagaCTTCCAATTTCTACAACAgacgctgaaacctatcaaatcacgtccgattaaccgcaaattttgcacacaaatgacatcacgaacctactccaacttccgaaattggaatccgaccccgatattccACTCCCAATAAAACTTCCCAAAATTTAACTTTTgttatttcaagcctaattccactacggacctccaaaccaCAATCAGAACACGTCCCTAAGTCCATAATTACCCAACAgagctaatagaaccatcaaaactctattccggagtcgtttacacataagtcaacatctggtcaaCCATTTCAACATAAGCTTTCCATTACAAGACTAAGTGCCTCAATTCACTCtgaaattcctccggacccgaACTGACTAACCTAGTAAGTCATATAACAACTAAAGCATAAAAGAAGCAGTAAATGAGAAAACGagactacaactctcaaaacggCCGGCTGGGTTGTTACAGTAGGCGACAATCTACAACACACGCCTCGGGGTGTAGCCCTTCCCCGGATCCTATGTGAACGCGGGATGACTTGTGCACCAAGCTGCCTTTTTACTCAAGAGATTGAAAATAGTGGTGCAGGTTTGTTCTCTTGAAATTGGCTCATGATATCAGTTAGCGTTTCTCTAAAATTTTAAGGTTTAGTCTCAACGCTTATTTGAGATAGTTTCATATGCATTTtcactaaaatatagctaacaacTAAATTGTATAAGACATAATATGACTGGCTAGTAATCAGCACTGCAGTAGGAACTGTTTGTAAATCTGTCCCCATATAACTACTATATAAACCCAAAAAATGGCGGAAAAAAATGAGAATAGCACGCTGATAAATATATCGTCTTTGTTATAGGTAAAGCTCACACTTGCAAAATTCATAATATCTTACATATATTCACCATTGGATATATAATATATTCTTCAAACACAACATTATTTATTTCACACGCAGCTAGCTACAACTAGCCAATATTGCCAAATACTCATCACGCAGACACAGAAATATGTATATGAcatgtatgcatgtatatatatatatatattacttgaGAAGGTGACCCTCTATATCTCTAGTGACACGTAGGGCATAACCCAAGAAAACGAGAGGGTCTGGAGTGTCTTCAGTTTTCTTCTCGTACACAAATGTCCATGTAGTCCATTGGTGGTCATGGGATGAGATCATAGTGAAGGAATTGTACAACTCTAACAGATCCCCTCCAATCACTTTCCAAGTGATTGATTTCTTCTGATGATCCACAGCTTCAATCACCTGCTTACAGATTTTATCGTTTCCATCTGTAATCAATAAAGTTCGTAAGCACAGATGTTACTCGATGTTCAATTGTCTAGTTCCTCATATAAAAGATATAAACATCCGGAATAACAtattttcttctcatttttttccctttgtttttcattttcattttctaaaaattTATTTGAAGCTCACAAAGATTGGACGTGCTATATTTTTCCTGAATAAAATTATCGTTAAAAATCTCAAAAGAGCAATTGGCATTGTGGAAAACAATGAATTAGTAGGGGGAAAAAAGCTTAAAATTGATAATATTGAGTTTGGTATGACAAGGAATTttccttgagaaatatttttttttaatatatttggTAAAAAAAAATTCAGTACTTGGTAATTGGTGAGTGAAAAATATTCCATGTATATATTATATTGAATGCTAGTAATAATATTAGCAAATAGAGTGTTAATAAGTATTTTGAGTATTATCAATAATATGTCTAAGTGTTAGTTGGATCAAGTAATATGAAGTCAAACATTAAGATAGTTATTAGAAAAGTGACTTTCCCTTTTGATGCAAACCATTTTATGGTAACCAAAAACATCATCAAATATGAAAACTTTTTTTATTGAATAAAGACTTCTTGACATACTAAATACACTCAAATGCAAAAATTGATACaagtaaataatatatatgtatagaGAGAAGAAATATGAATTATATACCGTCGTTATATTTCCAGTTAACAATCGAACCAATTCTTGACATACTAAATACACTTAAATGCAAAAATTGATATaagtaaataatatatatgtatagaGAGAAGAAATATGAATTACATACCGTCATTATATTTCCAACTAACAATCGAACCAACTTTTACGATCTCACCTTCATCAATATCAACTTTGTGGACCTTACCAGGACTTATGTTGGATATATGATGAGTATTGGTATGAAAAATATCATGAATCAGGTGTCCTCCACACTTCACCTCTACTGAAGCAATCAACTTGCCTTTCAGACCCATATTTTCTTCGATATAGAAGAAAACTTGAGAAAAAGAAGCGGTGAGAAAAAGTTGAGAGGCTGTAGTCTTTATATAGATTATGCTCTTagctgttattattattattaaatatatTATGTTCTAGTTAGCTGCATGAAAAGCTAGTATAAAACATGATCCATGACAACTCATGTTTTTTATTAGTGGAGATGGAAGATAAATGTCAGCTCATTACGTGTACAATTATATCATCGCCCTAAAATTTTAATCATTTGGCTtattttcaaaaggaaaaaggtctaaatTTTCCCCTAATGTATTCGATTGAGATTGGATTTATCTTCCATTAAAAAAGTAGCCTATTCGTAGCCCTGCCAATATACAAATAGTTCAAATTTACCCCTTTCGGCTAATGAAAGTGAAGAGTCCGAAACCTAAGTAATGGTATTTTTGATTCAAAATACTTTTATacagttaaaaaaaaaattatatttctaactaaaacgcagtattatattgcgttttagtttaacggaaagttagccattaatgtaaaacgcagtataatactacgttttaattaataatttattttttataggaAAACagagta comes from the Nicotiana sylvestris chromosome 4, ASM39365v2, whole genome shotgun sequence genome and includes:
- the LOC104218725 gene encoding kirola-like codes for the protein MGLKGKLIASVEVKCGGHLIHDIFHTNTHHISNISPGKVHKVDIDEGEIVKVGSIVSWKYNDDGNDKICKQVIEAVDHQKKSITWKVIGGDLLELYNSFTMISSHDHQWTTWTFVYEKKTEDTPDPLVFLGYALRVTRDIEGHLLK